Below is a window of Deinococcus aerophilus DNA.
TCATGCTTTCTCCAGGGCGGTGGGGAGAACCGGCCCGCCGGAGGTCAGATTGCCACGCCGGACTGCAGAACGGATAAGTCGACCGGGCCCGGGAGTCGCCGCGTGGTTTACAGGCTGCAGAGTTCACGGACTGCCGACGCATCCCGGGGTGTCCACGTCGCTTTCGGCGTAGTGATAGTCGTACTTGAGGGATTTGAGGCGATAGATGACCAGTGCCGGGGAGATGTGGAGGTGCCGCGCCGCCGTCACGGAGGGATATGCAACGCCGTCGGCGACGACTGGACGTGAGTTGGCCGGTTGCTGGCCCCGCTTCTGCTCGGCGATTCGGTGCTTGGTGGCGTCACCGTGCTTGTGGCCGTAGAAGGGATTTTTGTCTTCGGTGCGGGCAGAAGCTGCCTCGGAGATCCGGGCCCGGGTCGCGTCGGATCGCCTGAGGCCAAAATTGGCATGTTCGGGGCCACGTTTCGTGCTGCGTGCCGAGGTTTCAGACATCTTCTGGCGGGTACTCTGGGAATGACGCCGACCATACATCCCATTGCGCGGGCCAGGAAGACCGAACCGGGCCACCCGCTGTTCCGCAGTCAACCCCGCCATGCGGGCGCGCGTCGCGGCGCTCCGGCGCGCGATGATCTGGGCGCGGTCCGGGTGGTGCGAGAGAAGGTCTCCTCCGCAGGACATACGGCTGATTTCAACACGTTGGGTGACAGGATGCGGCCAACTACACGGCGATGGGGGCCTTGATCGCCGGATGGGCCTTGTAGTCGAGCAGTTTGAAGCTGTCGAACGTGAAGTCGCCGATGTCCTGCACGGACGGGTCGATCCACATCGTCGGGAGTGGATGGGGGGGACGGCTGAGCTGGAGCTTG
It encodes the following:
- a CDS encoding NUMOD3 domain-containing DNA-binding protein produces the protein MSETSARSTKRGPEHANFGLRRSDATRARISEAASARTEDKNPFYGHKHGDATKHRIAEQKRGQQPANSRPVVADGVAYPSVTAARHLHISPALVIYRLKSLKYDYHYAESDVDTPGCVGSP